The segment CCCACTTGAACACGTTATTGCTGCTAAAGCAGTAGCTTTTGGTGAAGCACTTCGCCCTGAGTTCAAAGAATACCAAACTCAAGTTAAGAAAAACGCTCATGTTCTAGCAGAAGAATTAATGAAGAGAGGTTTTGATATTGTATCGGGTGGTACAGACAATCACTCTATGCTTGTAGACCTTAGATCTAAATATCCAGATTTGACAGGTAAAGTAGCAGAAAAAGCTCTTGTAGAAGCTGATATTACAGTAAACAAGAACATGGTTCCATTCGACTCTCGTTCGGCATTCCAAACATCAGGTATTCGTCTTGGTACACCAGCTATCACTTCTCGTGGAGCAAAAGAAAACCTAATGGTAGAGATTGCAGATTTAATCGAAACAGTATTATCTAATGTAGATAATGAAGCTAAGATAGCAGAAGTTAGACACCGTGTTAACGAACTAATGGCAGACTATCCTATTTTTGCTTACTAGGCAAACGGCTCATATTAAAATAAATAGAAAGGCTGTCTAATATTGATTTAGACAGCCTTTTTTAGTACTCTAAAGTATCAGTTTGACTAACTCATCGTATCATCATGACACCGACATGATGATACGATGACACCGACATGTTCTTATCATATCGGTGTCGGAGTAAATCTATTTTTATGCACTCGATGCAATAATCACGTAAAAAGACTACTCCCCAATAAGCAAACCAATAATATTTCCTTCTATTTCTTCATAGAGGAAGCTCACATAAGAAACATCAACTTTTCACTCATCATTAAAAAGCATCATCCCTATTTTAACTTTCTTACATCTTTACATCCTATTTTTCTAAAAAACAACAAAACACCTTATTATACAGAATAATAATCTTCAAACCTTTTTCAAACTCAAAAGATAAGTTAGGTTTCTATTATTTATCTTTCATATAATTAACACACAAAAAGGGAGATTTAGTTACTATTAGTAAAATAATACAACACTTAAAACATGTTGTTTAACATATTAGATAAGATTACAAAAGTAAAATTTATAAAATAAAAGCAGATATGAAAGCCAATATGAAATATGAATACATTTTAACAAACTTCCGATTACATCGGACTTATAGAAGTAAAAGTCATTTATAAAATCAACTCAAACACTCATAAATATCTAATAAATATATATTTACAAACTCAATCTACCATTTATTGAAATATAAAAAATCACTCTTATTGTTAACTTTATTTCGTTTTTTTATTCTATTTTAGTAGAACTATAGTATGAACACTACTTCTTATAAATTTCATAAACTTAACACTATGAAGAACATTAGATTTTTATTATTTACAATCATGGCGCTTTCTTGGTGTGCCGTTTCGGCACAGACACGAACTATCTCAGGGGTAGTTCTAATGGAAGGCAACAACGATCCTATTATCGGTGCTACCATTATGGTGAAAGGAACATCAGTGGGTACGATAACAGATATCGATGGTAATTTTAGAGTTACCAACATTCCCGATGGTGCAAAAGCCATCGAAGTTAGTTATATAGGTATGCTTCCTCAATCAATGCCTATACAAGCAGCTCCATACAAAATACTTCTGAAAGAAGACACACAAGTTCTGGAAGAAGTTATTATACAAGGTGCATACGGAGCTCAAACCAAAGCCTCTGTTACAGGTGCAATCTCAAGCGTAGATTCAAAGAAAATTGAACAACGTCCTGTGTCCAGTGCAGCATCAGCATTAGAAGGGACTGCTTCTGGTATACAAGTTAATAGTTCTTATGGAGAACCAGGAACAGATGCAACTATTCGTATTCGTGGATTTGGCTCAGTAAATGGTAGTAATGCTCCCCTATACGTAGTAGATGGTGTAGCTTACCAAGGGAATCTTTCAGATATCAACCCATCCGATATTGAAAGTATGTCTGTATTAAAAGACGCTGCATCAGCTGCACTCTATGGTAATAAAGCTGCAAATGGTGTAATTATTATTACTACTAAAAAAGGGAAAGGTGATAAGTTAAGTTTTGGCTTATCAATGAATCAAGGTATATACACAAGAGGTATGCCTGAATATTCTACTCTTGGTGACAGACAATGGATGGAGACAATGTGGGATGGTCAAAGAAACTCAATCTTGGGAACAGACAAATATCCAACATTAGAAGAAGCAAATGCTGGTGCGACATCTAGCCTTGTTTCATCAATTATAGGATATAATATTTATGACAAACCCTCTGATCAACTCTTTGACACAAATGGTCGTTTAAGAGCAGATGCTCAAATACAACCTGGTTATAAAGGCGATTTTGATTGGTTTAAACCTATTGAACGAGTAGGACATAGACAAGAATACAATCTTAATGGTGGGGCAGCTTCAGAAAAAGCAAATTACTTCTTCTCTGTAGGCTACTTAGACGAAAAAGGATATTTAAAAACATCGGATTTCCAAAGATTATCTGCTCGTACTAATATCAATATCAACCCAACACCATGGTTGAAAACTGGACTAATTTTAAGTGCAACTCATCAAAGAAAGAATATAACAACAGGTGATGCAGAAAGCAATAAATCTTATGTAAACCCTTTCTACTTTGCTAGGAATATGGCTCCTATTTATCCAGTACATTTACACGATGCAAAAACAGGTGAGTATGTCTTAGATGAATTTGGAAATAAAATTTATGATAAAGGTACTAGTAGCCAAAGAAAAAGGCCACAAAACAATGCCCGTCATGTTGTATGGGAATCTGAACTAGATAAAAAAGAAAGTTTTAGAAACACCATTAACGGACAATTATATGCCGATATCAAATTTTTAAAGGACTTCACCTTCACTGTTAGAGGGGCTATTAACCTATATAACAATGAGGAAAAAGGATATAATAATGCTATTATTGGTGACGGAGCAGGCTTAGGTCGTGCTAATAAAGAAGTTATTCGTTCAAAAGAATATACTTTCCAACAACAACTTGACTGGAATAGATTATTAGGAAATGCTCATCACTTGAACATCATGGTAGCTCACGAAAACTTTAAAAATGCATATGAGTACATGTATGGATTTAAAGCTATTGAAACAATACCAGGCAATGATGCATTCAATAACTTTACTCAAATGAACACACTAAGTGGATATCCTCAAGATTATAGGACAGAAAGCTACTTGAGCCGTATTCGCTACAATTATGATCAAAAATATTATGGAGAACTATCTTTCCGTCGTGATGGATCTTCTAAATTTCATGAAGATAATCGCTGGGGAAATTTCTGGTCAGTAGGTGGAAGCTGGATGATTTCTGAAGAAGAATTTATGGAACCTTTAAAAGATTACATCAGTGACTTAAAGTTCCGAGCATCTTACGGAGAAGTAGGCAATGATGCTTCTGTTTCTAGATATGGTCACCTACCTCTATATACTCTCCAACAAAATCATAATTTAGGAGCTGTATACAAAAGCCAATTTGAATCTAAGGAAATAAAGTGGGAAACTACACAGTCAATTGGTATTGCCCTCGAAGGACGTTTATGGAATCGTTTAAATCTTTCTATAGAGTACTTCGACAAGCGTTCAAAAGATCTTTTATTTTATGTTAGCAAACCTTTGTCAGTAGGTTCTACTGAAACTTCTGAACACTCAGCAAGTAAGTTAGAGAACATAGGTACAGTATCGAACAGAGGCTTTGAAATCAATGCAGATATTGATATTATCAAAAACAAAGATTGGACTTGGAATGTAGGAACTAATGGTACTTATATTAAAAATGAGGTAATTAAACTTCCAGAGTCAAACAGAAAAGAAGGTATTCTTAATGGCTCAAAGAAAATTATGGAAGGTCACAGTATCTATGAATTCTGGACATATAAATATCAAGGAGTTGACCAAATGAATGGTAATGCTCTTTATTTAATAAATTCAGATAAATATTATATCGATCCTGACAATGCGGGTCCTGGAAAACAACGTCTTGGAAAAAGCCAAGGAGTCGTGATCAATGGCGAGGAATATGCATATATGACATCTTATGCTAAAAGGGATTGGAGTGGTTCAGCTATTCCTAAATGGTATGGAAGTTTTGACACTTCTTTAAGATGGAAAGACCTAACATTCTCAGCTCTTTTTACATATTCTATTGGAGGTAAAATATTGGATTTTAACTACAATAATTTAATGTCAGTTACTGCTAACCCTGCAGCTATACACAAAGATGCCTTAAAGGCTTGGAGTGGGATACCAGAAGGTATGACTGAAGATAATCCTCACCGCTTATTAAAAGGGGGAACTCCCAAAAACGACTATAAAAGATCTAAAGATAACAACGCAGTATCAGATAGATTTTTACATAATGCTTCATACCTAACTATTAAGAATATAGCTATGTCTTATTCTTTACCTCGTACATTTGTAGAAAAGCTTAGCTTATCAAGTGTAAATGTGAATATGGCATTAGAAAATCTTTGGACATTTACATCACTAAAAGGTATGAATCCACAACAATCTTTTGGTGGAACAAACTACAATGCCTTTGTTACTGCTAGAGTATTTACAGTTGGTTTAAATGTTAAATTCTAAGACTAATAATTATGAGAAAATATATACTAATTTTAGCAACAGTATTGCTGTTTGGTTGCAGTAGTGACTATTTAAATGTAAATCCCAAAAACTCAACAACTCCAGATGTTGTATTCCAGACTACAGTAAGTGCTAAAAGTGCAATAAACGGATTAGCTAAGTTAATGACCCGTCAATATGCCAGTCAAGGAATGAATGGAGAGGGTGCTATTAAATTACTTTATGGAAACTATCCAGGCAACCATTTTTACAGAAAACTCCCAGGATGGGCAAGCGTTATTAACCTAAGTGATTTACATAATAACAACAACTATTATGGTAATTATGCATGGTATTATTATTATAAACTAATAAGTAATGCTAATGAATTTATACACAGAATAGATGGTGCTATTGGACCAGATAAGGATAAACAACATATGACAGGTCAAGCTCTGGTATATAGAGCTTATTCATTCTTTATGCTTTCCCAACTATTTTCTGATCGTTGGATAGAATCAAATAATGGAAGTACAAATGGAATTATTCTAAGAACAGAACCAACTATGGATGATATACCTCTTAGTACTTTAGCCGAAACTTATAACCAAATTTATGAAGATCTAGAGAAAGCAATAGAATTATTTGAGAAAAGTGGAATAAAGAGAGATGTTGTTAATAATAACTTTGACCCTGACGCAAGCGTAGCACATGCTATATTAGCACGTGCTGCTCTAACAAAGCAAGACTATGAAAAAGCGGCAAAACATGCTAAACTCGCTAGAGTAGACTATAAGCTAATGCTTAATAGTGATTACACAAGTGGTTTTGCTGAGCCAACATCTGAATGGATTTGGGGAAGCTACGGAGCGGCTGATGAAAATTTATACTACTATTCATTTCAATCACAAATAGCATGGAACTCAAATGCCTCATCCGTAACTTCATATCCTGCAGGAACAACTAGAGCTCTATATAAAAAAATACCAGAGACAGATATTCGCCGTAAAATGTTTTTAGATCCAGGTGATGATTATGAATTATCTCCTTCAACTATAGTAATAGAAGATGAAAAACTTATTGAAAAATATTATGAATTATTCCCTGGAATTCATGAAAGTATGAATATGCAGCCTTATATGCAATTCAAGTTTGGATGTATTGGTCAGCCTGGTGTAGGTCATCTCGTTCATATTCGTGCTTCAGAAATGTATTTAATTGAAGCAGAAGCACTACACTTTTTAAACAAAGATACTGAAGCTCAAAAACTTCTTATAGAATTAACAAAAAACTCAGGTAGAGATCCTGAATATGATTGTACGGTTACTGGAGAAGATCTATTTAAGGAAATAAAACTTTACCGTCTAATAGAACTTTGGGGTGAAGGATTTGAATTTTTCGATTTAAAACGTTGGGGAGATTCAAGAGTCAGAGCATCTATTAATGCTGAAAAGCCTGAAGATCGTGATGTCTTTACTACTTCATTAGACATAAATATCAAACCTGATGAGTGTAATAATTGGGTATATGCAATACCTAGTAAAGAATCCGATTTTAATGATGAATTCAAATAATCCATTTTAGGATACTATTTTAAAACTCTCCACTCTTTAGTGGGGAGTTTTTTTAGAATTATAGAGTACAAAAAAGATTCCCCTCGCTACACTAAAGAACAGTGTAAGGAGGGGAATCTTTTTGTATCAATCTTCTATTTTAAGAATAAATAATAAGCTTGTGAGCGTCGAAGATACAATAATAGCCGTGTTTCCAAATCTCATAATAGCTCTTTAAAAAATCATTCTTCGGCTTCTTTTTAAATATGGGGTATCTCAAATAGTACCCTAGGTAGTTATCACAATTAATGGAATAATAGGCCTCACACAATAAAGAGGTTAAATCAGCATCATCCTCATTAGCAATAGCCCAATCTGATATTACGTCGGATAAATAATCATTTAAATAGTTATCACTCACTTCGGGTTCATCATCTATGATTTCTATTTCAGTCACTTTAGCGAGTAACTCTCCTAAGCCTGGTTCCTTGAAAAAGGAATTAGCCTTTCTTAAATCTTGAATAAACTGTTCCCCCAACTTTTTCAATAGTTCTTCACTACAATCGGCCTCAGGGCAAAAATAACCTGGCATTACTCCATTATCCAATAAGCGTTGGGTCTTTTGATGTGTTACTTCAAAAATTAGAATTAAGCGTTGCAAAAGCTCTTTACCTTGTCGTAAGGGTTCAAATATCTTCTCTATACCCTCTCCTCTTGGCATAAAGCACTGAAAGAAACCATAAAACTGATCTGCTAATTCATCACTATCCAAATCAATCTCGGGTCCATCCATTAGGCTTTTTAGGTATTTGGCATATTCTATCTTATTCATAGTCATATGTATTAAGTCTTCTCGTTAATCTTGCGTACAAGATAGAATTTAAATTCTATCTTTCCCTTTTATTTTTAATATCTTCTCGCCAAACAAGGAAAGAAAAAGAGAGAAGGCATAGAGGTTAAAATCTCCTACTTTCTCTCTTTTATATCTATAAATGATGCGATTATTCGTTGATACGTGGTTTCACAAATTTATCATAACCCGATGTAAAGGTTAATCGGATAGGCATTAAAACATTGCGATATTTGTCTGCAAAACTATCATTCTTGGCTTTGTAGATGTACTCTCTAATAAGCGTATAATCTTTTGCATCGATTGCATAAAAGCGGTCAGCACCCTCGCCTGTAATCTGAACTGTCCAGTGAAACAAGTTTCCAAAAAGAGTTATAACTTCTTTATTAGGATCAAAGCTAGGAACTTCAACTTGCTTTATAGAATAATCGGGAGTTAGTGCATAGAGCTTATGTTGTTCATCTACAAGTAACCCTAAAGTGCGTTTACCTCTAAACTCAGTAACAAAGAGCTTAGTCAATTTTAAACCTTCGGGAAGGTTTATTACACGAAGATAAGGTTTGCCTTGCAGCATCTTTAGATGATACAACTTATTTTCTTGATCCGTCAACAGATATCCTTCATCATAATCTTTGCGAGTAGAGGGATTGCCTTCAATCAATTTTGCAGGAAAAACAAAATCTTTCTTCAACATTAAGTCGGTAAAAAGTTTACTTTTCTCTTTATCAATGGCATTATTTTCCATCTCAACAAACTCTATACCCGAAGATGTGATACGAAACACATCAGAAGGCATTGACAAATCAACTCTACCCGACATAGCTTCCAATAAAAAGTATAACCCTTTTGACGGTTTATTAATCTCGGAAGGCGTAGAACGGAACACAAAATTATGAATCTGAACTTCTTGGGGTGAAACCGGTACACCTGTTATTGAATCGGGGAAACGAGCATCGGCGACAAGCTGACGGGCATAAAACAAAGGCAATATATTATCAAATTCCTTTGCTGTATATTCATTGCCCTTGGAATCTTTGCGAATCAATTGATTTTCTGCGTTGACTTCGGTAAAGACAAAGTCATCAATTACTCTACTATAGAGAGTAAACGGACTAGACTCTGGCTTAAACAAAGCAAATTCATAGAACCAAGGGAGCAGCCAAACTATCAGAACGACCAATAGCAAGGCATATATTAGTTTACTAAATTTATACATAAATGATCTATTTAATCTTGTTTACCTTCTTTGAATCGCTTGATAGATAACCACGAAAGTGGAAATAAGAGTATTACAAAGATTACAAGGTATGGGGTAAATGTTACATACGCTCCTGGCGTAGAGGACAAAAAGAATATACGCAGGAGTAATACGGCAATAATAGAATTGGTTATGCGATAACGCCATGTGGGTTCTAAGCAGATCCAAGCAGTAAAAAGATAAGTTGCAAATCCTGCTAAAAACCAAGGTGTAAGGGTGGTGAAAATAATGCTTACTAATTCTGAAGCAAAATAACTTGAGAAAAAGAAATAC is part of the Bacteroides coprosuis DSM 18011 genome and harbors:
- a CDS encoding TonB-dependent receptor plug (InterPro IPR012910:IPR000531~KEGG: pru:PRU_0154 TonB dependent receptor~PFAM: TonB-dependent receptor, plug; TonB-dependent receptor, beta-barrel~SPTR: Putative uncharacterized protein;~IMG reference gene:2504107752~PFAM: TonB dependent receptor; TonB-dependent Receptor Plug Domain~TIGRFAM: TonB-dependent outer membrane receptor, SusC/RagA subfamily, signature region; TonB-linked outer membrane protein, SusC/RagA family) — its product is MKNIRFLLFTIMALSWCAVSAQTRTISGVVLMEGNNDPIIGATIMVKGTSVGTITDIDGNFRVTNIPDGAKAIEVSYIGMLPQSMPIQAAPYKILLKEDTQVLEEVIIQGAYGAQTKASVTGAISSVDSKKIEQRPVSSAASALEGTASGIQVNSSYGEPGTDATIRIRGFGSVNGSNAPLYVVDGVAYQGNLSDINPSDIESMSVLKDAASAALYGNKAANGVIIITTKKGKGDKLSFGLSMNQGIYTRGMPEYSTLGDRQWMETMWDGQRNSILGTDKYPTLEEANAGATSSLVSSIIGYNIYDKPSDQLFDTNGRLRADAQIQPGYKGDFDWFKPIERVGHRQEYNLNGGAASEKANYFFSVGYLDEKGYLKTSDFQRLSARTNININPTPWLKTGLILSATHQRKNITTGDAESNKSYVNPFYFARNMAPIYPVHLHDAKTGEYVLDEFGNKIYDKGTSSQRKRPQNNARHVVWESELDKKESFRNTINGQLYADIKFLKDFTFTVRGAINLYNNEEKGYNNAIIGDGAGLGRANKEVIRSKEYTFQQQLDWNRLLGNAHHLNIMVAHENFKNAYEYMYGFKAIETIPGNDAFNNFTQMNTLSGYPQDYRTESYLSRIRYNYDQKYYGELSFRRDGSSKFHEDNRWGNFWSVGGSWMISEEEFMEPLKDYISDLKFRASYGEVGNDASVSRYGHLPLYTLQQNHNLGAVYKSQFESKEIKWETTQSIGIALEGRLWNRLNLSIEYFDKRSKDLLFYVSKPLSVGSTETSEHSASKLENIGTVSNRGFEINADIDIIKNKDWTWNVGTNGTYIKNEVIKLPESNRKEGILNGSKKIMEGHSIYEFWTYKYQGVDQMNGNALYLINSDKYYIDPDNAGPGKQRLGKSQGVVINGEEYAYMTSYAKRDWSGSAIPKWYGSFDTSLRWKDLTFSALFTYSIGGKILDFNYNNLMSVTANPAAIHKDALKAWSGIPEGMTEDNPHRLLKGGTPKNDYKRSKDNNAVSDRFLHNASYLTIKNIAMSYSLPRTFVEKLSLSSVNVNMALENLWTFTSLKGMNPQQSFGGTNYNAFVTARVFTVGLNVKF
- a CDS encoding RagB/SusD domain-containing protein (InterPro IPR012944~KEGG: pru:PRU_1889 hypothetical protein~PFAM: RagB/SusD~SPTR: Outer membrane protein;~IMG reference gene:2504107753~PFAM: SusD family); translated protein: MRKYILILATVLLFGCSSDYLNVNPKNSTTPDVVFQTTVSAKSAINGLAKLMTRQYASQGMNGEGAIKLLYGNYPGNHFYRKLPGWASVINLSDLHNNNNYYGNYAWYYYYKLISNANEFIHRIDGAIGPDKDKQHMTGQALVYRAYSFFMLSQLFSDRWIESNNGSTNGIILRTEPTMDDIPLSTLAETYNQIYEDLEKAIELFEKSGIKRDVVNNNFDPDASVAHAILARAALTKQDYEKAAKHAKLARVDYKLMLNSDYTSGFAEPTSEWIWGSYGAADENLYYYSFQSQIAWNSNASSVTSYPAGTTRALYKKIPETDIRRKMFLDPGDDYELSPSTIVIEDEKLIEKYYELFPGIHESMNMQPYMQFKFGCIGQPGVGHLVHIRASEMYLIEAEALHFLNKDTEAQKLLIELTKNSGRDPEYDCTVTGEDLFKEIKLYRLIELWGEGFEFFDLKRWGDSRVRASINAEKPEDRDVFTTSLDINIKPDECNNWVYAIPSKESDFNDEFK
- a CDS encoding hypothetical protein (KEGG: gym:GYMC10_3578 hypothetical protein~SPTR: Putative uncharacterized protein;~IMG reference gene:2504107754); translated protein: MNKIEYAKYLKSLMDGPEIDLDSDELADQFYGFFQCFMPRGEGIEKIFEPLRQGKELLQRLILIFEVTHQKTQRLLDNGVMPGYFCPEADCSEELLKKLGEQFIQDLRKANSFFKEPGLGELLAKVTEIEIIDDEPEVSDNYLNDYLSDVISDWAIANEDDADLTSLLCEAYYSINCDNYLGYYLRYPIFKKKPKNDFLKSYYEIWKHGYYCIFDAHKLIIYS
- a CDS encoding hypothetical protein (KEGG: bfs:BF3061 hypothetical protein~SPTR: Putative uncharacterized protein;~IMG reference gene:2504107755) — encoded protein: MYKFSKLIYALLLVVLIVWLLPWFYEFALFKPESSPFTLYSRVIDDFVFTEVNAENQLIRKDSKGNEYTAKEFDNILPLFYARQLVADARFPDSITGVPVSPQEVQIHNFVFRSTPSEINKPSKGLYFLLEAMSGRVDLSMPSDVFRITSSGIEFVEMENNAIDKEKSKLFTDLMLKKDFVFPAKLIEGNPSTRKDYDEGYLLTDQENKLYHLKMLQGKPYLRVINLPEGLKLTKLFVTEFRGKRTLGLLVDEQHKLYALTPDYSIKQVEVPSFDPNKEVITLFGNLFHWTVQITGEGADRFYAIDAKDYTLIREYIYKAKNDSFADKYRNVLMPIRLTFTSGYDKFVKPRINE